One window of the Saccopteryx bilineata isolate mSacBil1 chromosome 2, mSacBil1_pri_phased_curated, whole genome shotgun sequence genome contains the following:
- the LOC136326970 gene encoding keratin, type I cytoskeletal 17 produces the protein MTTTIRQFTSSSSIKGSSGLGGASRTSCRLSSSLGGSCRLGSASGLGSALGGSSYSSCYSFGSGSGYGGSFGSVDGLLAGGEKATMQNLNDRLASYLDKVRALEEANAELEVKIRDWYQKQAPGPARDYSHYYQAIEDLKNKILTATVDNASILLQIDNARLAADDFRTKFETEQALRVSVEADINGLRRVLDELTLARADLEMQIENLKEELAYLRKNHEEEMNSLRGQVGGEINVEMDAAPGVDLSRILNEMRDQYEKIAEKNRKDAEDWFFSKTEELNREVATNSELVQSGKSEISELRRTVQALEIELQSQLSMKASLEGSLAETESRYCVQLSQIQGLIGSVEEQLAQLRCDMEQQNQEYKILLDVKTRLEQEITTYRRLLEGEDAHLTQYKPREPVTTRQVRTIVEEVQDGKVISSREQVHQTTR, from the exons ATGACCACCACCATCCGCCAGTTCACCTCTTCCAGCTCCATCAAGGGCTCCTCCGGCCTGGGGGGCGCGTCCCGCACCTCCTGCCGGCTGTCTAGTAGCCTGGGGGGTTCCTGCAGGCTGGGGTCGGCCAGCGGCCTGGGCAGTGCCCTCGGGGGCAGCAGCTACTCCAGCTGTTACAGCTTCGGCTCAGGCAGCGGCTATGGCGGCAGCTTTGGAAGTGTGGACGGGCTGCTGGCGGGAGGGGAGAAGGCCACCATGCAGAACCTCAACGACCGCCTGGCCTCCTACCTGGACAAGGTGCGTGCCCTGGAGGAGGCCAACGCGGAGCTGGAGGTGAAGATCCGGGACTGGTACCAGAAGCAGGCCCCAGGGCCCGCCCGTGACTACAGCCACTACTACCAGGCCATCGAGGACCTGAAGAACAAG ATCCTCACGGCCACCGTGGACAATGCCAGCATCCTGCTGCAGATTGACAATGCGCGCCTGGCTGCTGACGACTTCCGCACCAA GTTCGAGACAGAGCAGGCCCTGCGCGTGAGCGTGGAGGCCGACATCAACGGCCTGCGCCGGGTGCTGGACGAGCTGACCCTGGCCAGAGCTGACCTGGAGATGCAGATCGAGAATCTGAAGGAGGAGCTGGCCTACCTGAGGAAGAACCACGAGGAG GAGATGAACAGCCTGCGAGGCCAGGTGGGCGGCGAGATCAACGTGGAGATGGACGCCGCCCCCGGCGTGGACCTGAGCCGCATCCTGAACGAGATGCGCGACCAGTACGAGAAGATAGCGGAGAAGAACCGCAAGGACGCCGAGGACTGGTTCTTCAGCAAG ACAGAGGAGCTGAACCGCGAGGTGGCCACCAACAGCGAGCTGGTGCAGAGCGGCAAGAGCGAGATATCTGAGCTCCGGCGCACCGTGCAGGCCTTGGAGATCGAACTGCAGTCCCAGCTCAGCATG AAAGCATCCCTGGAGGGCAGCCTGGCGGAGACAGAGAGCCGCTACTGCGTGCAGCTGTCCCAGATCCAGGGGCTGATCGGCAGCGTGGAGGAGCAGCTGGCCCAGCTGCGCTGCGATATGGAGCAACAGAACCAGGAGTACAAGATCCTGCTGGACGTGAAGACGCGGCTGGAGCAGGAGATCACCACCTACCGCCGCCTGCTGGAGGGCGAGGATGCCCA CCTGACTCAGTACAAGCCCAGAGAAC CCGTGACCACCCGGCAGGTGCGCACCATCGTGGAGGAGGTCCAGGACGGCAAGGTGATTTCCTCCCGTGAGCAGGTCCACCAGACCACCCGCTAA